AGCAGCTGGGCGCCATTGGCAATCTGGCGGGCACGGTAAGCGGCAGCCAGGGTGAGGTCGAAACGGTTGGGAATACGCTTGAGGCAATCGTCAACGGTAATGCGGGCCATGGCAGGAAATCCTTGAATGGTGATCTTGAAAAGGGAAAAACGGGTCAGCCCTGCGACTGCATGGCAGCGATCCGGCGGGCATGCCGTGTCTGCTGGCGCAGTGTACGCAGGCGCTCGGCGCGGACGATGGAGACGAGGTCCCGCACCGCTTCGTCGAGCACCTCGTTGATGACAACATAGTCAAAATTACTGACATGGTCGATCTCGCCGCGCGCTGACGCCATGCGTTTCTGG
This genomic window from Laribacter hongkongensis DSM 14985 contains:
- the rpoZ gene encoding DNA-directed RNA polymerase subunit omega, with the translated sequence MARITVDDCLKRIPNRFDLTLAAAYRARQIANGAQLLIDSNAGSKDKPTVVALREIAAGQIGREVLERAIRS